A window from Tachyglossus aculeatus isolate mTacAcu1 chromosome 20, mTacAcu1.pri, whole genome shotgun sequence encodes these proteins:
- the TMEM272 gene encoding transmembrane protein 272, producing the protein MSGGLEKACHHCISKIASNAYFISALLAFLALPLSMTFTGIRFLEVCPVQPLIPLYLLVGGIVGSLKVSLLLYDSNRMRQLLSKSIVIDDDDDDEYPWRQNAHRYYVHLILSLFLFLWFIMGNYWVFSVYPPNFIPPFHRPRDYCDKTLYIFAVGALSLSHTGLCLLVCCSCCTYLFSRRSEALGGD; encoded by the exons ATGTCTGGTGGTTTGGAGAAGGCCTGTCATCACTGCATCTCAAAAATAGCAAGCAATG CTTACTTTATCTCTGCACTCCTGGCTTTCCTTGCCCTGCCACTGTCCATGACTTTTACAG GAATTAGGTTTTTGGAGGTCTGTCCCGTTcagcctctcatccccctctaTTTGCTGGTGGGGGGCATCGTTGGCAGCTTAAAG gtctccctgcTGCTGTACGACTCCAACCGGATGAGGCAGCTGCTTTCCAAGTCCATCGTGATCGACGACGATGACGACGATGAGTATCCGTGGCGCCAGAACGCTCACCGCTACTACGTCCACCTCATCCtcagcctcttcctctttctgtggTTCATAATGGGCAATTACTGGGTCTTCTCCGTATACCCGCCCAACTTCATCCCCCCTTTCCACCGGCCCCGGGACTACTGCGACAAAACCCTGTACATCTTTGCCGTCGGGGCCCTCTCCCTCAGTCACACCGGGCTGTGTCTGCTTGTCTGTTGCAGCTGCTGCACCTATCTCTTTTCAAGGCGGAGCGAGGCCCTCGGCGGGGACTGA